The following proteins come from a genomic window of Chryseobacterium glaciei:
- a CDS encoding SDR family oxidoreductase produces MLKDQTFLITGIADENSLAMKTAEKILENNGKVVCAGLGVTPFHKNISEKAQAFLDKNYNDFQTACHKVLGDQVYTAPLDVTLPESLDFLAKDLYQKDIKLNGFLHAIAMDKTIRQKSVKPMLEVTVEEFNETMNVSAFSLISLSQALLSNNVLQNGASIVSLSYIAAEKVSSFPYINISIAKAALERLTMEIAHELGRKYGIRANAIRFSPYMGSKAGNATLNAEDVEKAHQKSPLGNALPEDLAHEIVHLFRKETRITGEIRHVDGGFHIMG; encoded by the coding sequence ATGCTGAAAGATCAGACATTTCTTATAACAGGCATTGCGGATGAAAATTCCCTTGCCATGAAAACTGCCGAAAAAATCCTTGAAAACAACGGAAAAGTTGTGTGTGCCGGATTAGGCGTGACTCCTTTTCACAAAAATATTTCAGAAAAAGCGCAAGCCTTTCTTGATAAAAACTATAATGACTTTCAAACTGCATGTCATAAAGTTTTGGGAGATCAGGTTTACACCGCTCCTTTAGATGTAACATTACCCGAAAGTTTGGATTTTCTGGCGAAAGATCTTTATCAAAAAGATATTAAACTTAACGGATTTCTTCACGCCATTGCAATGGATAAAACGATCAGACAAAAATCCGTAAAGCCAATGCTGGAGGTTACTGTAGAAGAATTTAACGAAACGATGAATGTTTCAGCGTTTTCTTTGATTTCTTTATCTCAGGCTTTACTGTCAAATAATGTGCTTCAAAACGGAGCTTCTATTGTTTCTCTAAGCTATATTGCTGCAGAAAAAGTTTCATCTTTTCCTTATATTAATATCAGTATTGCTAAAGCTGCGCTTGAACGATTAACCATGGAAATCGCTCATGAATTAGGCAGAAAATACGGCATCCGTGCCAATGCAATCCGTTTTTCACCATACATGGGAAGCAAAGCGGGAAATGCAACGTTAAATGCTGAAGATGTTGAAAAAGCTCATCAAAAAAGTCCGTTAGGAAATGCTTTACCTGAAGATCTGGCGCACGAAATTGTTCATCTTTTCAGAAAAGAAACAAGAATTACAGGAGAAATCCGCCATGTTGACGGAGGTTTCCATATTATGGGATAA
- a CDS encoding 3-oxoacyl-ACP synthase III family protein, whose protein sequence is MMIKKNAYIKGTGSYVPPKILKNDFFEAIGSSDEWIYKNLGIKERRIAVGEVTSDLAYKAGLEALKEADLKPEDIDLIIVATSTPDRQAPSTACFVQEKMGAYQAVAFDISAVCSGGLYGIAIGCQFIETGMYQNVLIIGADTFSTITDWERKDSVFFGDGAGAILLSGTTEDKGFFDFKLHADGRGKYHFNIPAGGSEMPASEETLKQKLHYFQMNGKEVFNTATKVLPETITEILEANKLSADDVDWVIPHQPSIRILQETARKVNIPFEKVMTNMDKYANTSGGTIPIVLDETYKSGKIQPGNILLFAAVGSGWTWGTALYKA, encoded by the coding sequence ATGATGATTAAAAAAAATGCCTATATAAAAGGCACAGGTTCTTATGTACCTCCAAAAATATTGAAAAATGATTTTTTTGAAGCCATCGGTTCTTCTGATGAGTGGATCTATAAAAATTTAGGAATTAAGGAACGTAGAATTGCAGTGGGTGAAGTAACGAGTGATCTGGCTTATAAGGCTGGCTTAGAAGCATTAAAAGAAGCAGATCTAAAACCAGAAGATATCGATCTAATTATTGTAGCAACCTCAACTCCGGACAGACAGGCTCCATCTACAGCATGTTTCGTTCAGGAAAAAATGGGCGCTTATCAGGCTGTGGCTTTTGATATTTCGGCAGTTTGTTCAGGAGGTTTATATGGCATTGCAATCGGTTGCCAGTTCATAGAAACGGGAATGTACCAAAATGTTTTAATTATCGGAGCTGATACTTTTTCCACCATTACCGATTGGGAACGAAAAGATTCTGTCTTTTTCGGAGATGGTGCGGGAGCAATTTTACTTTCGGGAACAACTGAAGATAAAGGTTTCTTTGATTTTAAACTTCACGCAGACGGTCGTGGAAAATATCATTTCAACATTCCGGCCGGAGGATCTGAAATGCCTGCATCAGAAGAAACTTTAAAACAGAAACTTCATTATTTTCAGATGAATGGCAAGGAAGTTTTTAATACTGCAACCAAAGTTTTGCCTGAAACAATTACCGAAATTCTTGAAGCTAATAAACTTTCAGCAGATGACGTGGATTGGGTAATTCCGCATCAGCCGAGCATACGAATTCTTCAGGAAACTGCCAGAAAAGTGAATATTCCTTTTGAAAAAGTAATGACCAACATGGATAAATACGCCAATACTTCGGGCGGAACAATTCCTATCGTTCTTGATGAAACCTATAAAAGTGGAAAAATACAACCCGGAAATATCCTTTTATTTGCAGCCGTAGGCTCTGGATGGACTTGGGGAACAGCTCTTTATAAAGCTTAA
- a CDS encoding protein-L-isoaspartate(D-aspartate) O-methyltransferase, whose protein sequence is MTQDSFVHKGKRKILVEYLRHKIGISDENVLSAMNDVPRHLFIESIFEDFAYEDRAFPILAHQTISHPSTVAEQSELLQLKTGEKVLEIGTGCGYQTAVLIAMKGLVYTVERQKDLFDFSKKKLREMHLYPKFQSFGDGFAGLPTFAPFDKIIVTCGASVLPTELLKQLKVGGKMVIPLGPTDEQVLYRFTKISPTEIEKEEFGAYKFVPMLGKTNQ, encoded by the coding sequence ATGACGCAAGATTCGTTTGTACATAAAGGAAAAAGAAAGATTTTGGTTGAATATCTTCGACACAAGATCGGAATTTCGGATGAAAATGTACTTTCGGCCATGAATGATGTTCCGAGACATCTTTTTATTGAAAGTATTTTTGAAGATTTCGCCTATGAAGACCGTGCCTTTCCTATTTTGGCGCATCAGACTATTTCACATCCTTCAACTGTTGCAGAGCAATCTGAATTGCTACAGTTAAAAACAGGTGAAAAAGTATTGGAAATCGGGACAGGATGTGGTTATCAGACCGCTGTTCTTATAGCAATGAAAGGTTTGGTTTATACGGTTGAAAGGCAAAAAGATCTGTTCGATTTTTCTAAGAAAAAGTTGAGAGAAATGCATTTATATCCCAAATTTCAGAGTTTTGGGGATGGTTTTGCCGGACTTCCGACTTTTGCTCCTTTCGATAAAATTATTGTGACTTGTGGAGCTTCCGTTTTGCCTACAGAATTATTAAAACAGTTAAAAGTTGGCGGAAAAATGGTCATTCCATTGGGTCCGACCGATGAGCAGGTTTTATACAGATTCACAAAAATTTCTCCGACTGAAATTGAAAAAGAAGAATTTGGAGCTTACAAATTTGTTCCGATGCTAGGCAAAACCAATCAATAA
- a CDS encoding cellulase family glycosylhydrolase, which produces MKRAFLLSAFLLSQFGTSQLLKTNGQKIVNDKGENIQLRGLGLGGWMLQEGYMLKTADFAGPQYKIKEKIAELVGEKGMNDFYKAYLKNGITKQDIDFLKKAGFNSIRLPMHYNLYTLPIEKESVKGQNTWLEDGFKMTDDLLKWCADNKMYLILDLHAAPGGQGNDVNISDNDKSKPSLWESEENQKKTIALWKKLAERYKDEEWIGGYDLINEPNINFTGKNPNGTDEMSNAPLWKLQKDITEAIRQVDKKHIVILEGNGWGNNYNGLTQIWDDNMVFSFHKYWNYNDDATIKNALDLREKYNMPIWLGETGENSNVWFTELIQLLDKHNIGYAFWPMKKIDNIAGITNVKITPEYQKLLDYWMKGGEKPTKEFATKTLTKIADNYKFSNTEIKNDVIDAMFRQTTDESTKPFKNNQVPGKIFASDYDLGRMGSAYLDKDFINLWVSDPAKRSEWNSGNQMRNDGVDIYKCNDKITNQYYVGKTEAGEWIQYTFNAKTDKSYSFDIRYSSNDNGKVRIEDISGKQLATFSLNSTGGNDTWKTVSATGVNLKKGENKIRIIFENDGVNLNYFEVK; this is translated from the coding sequence ATGAAAAGAGCATTCCTATTATCCGCTTTTTTATTGTCTCAATTTGGGACATCACAGCTTTTAAAAACAAATGGTCAGAAAATCGTTAATGATAAAGGTGAAAATATTCAATTAAGAGGCCTTGGTTTAGGAGGATGGATGCTGCAGGAAGGTTATATGCTGAAAACTGCAGATTTTGCCGGTCCACAATATAAAATCAAAGAAAAAATTGCAGAATTAGTCGGTGAAAAGGGAATGAATGACTTTTATAAAGCCTATTTAAAAAACGGAATTACAAAACAGGATATTGATTTTCTGAAAAAAGCAGGATTTAACTCGATCAGGCTTCCAATGCATTATAATTTATACACTTTACCGATTGAAAAAGAATCTGTAAAAGGCCAAAATACATGGTTGGAAGATGGTTTTAAAATGACGGATGATCTTTTAAAATGGTGTGCAGATAATAAAATGTATTTAATTTTAGATCTTCACGCTGCGCCTGGCGGACAGGGAAATGACGTGAATATTTCTGATAATGATAAATCAAAACCATCACTTTGGGAAAGCGAGGAAAATCAGAAAAAGACAATCGCTCTTTGGAAAAAACTGGCGGAAAGATATAAAGATGAGGAGTGGATTGGTGGTTATGATCTAATCAACGAGCCCAATATTAATTTCACTGGAAAAAATCCGAACGGGACAGATGAAATGTCAAACGCTCCCCTTTGGAAATTGCAAAAAGATATTACAGAAGCGATTCGTCAGGTTGACAAAAAACACATCGTCATTCTTGAAGGAAACGGATGGGGAAATAATTACAACGGACTAACTCAGATTTGGGATGATAACATGGTTTTCAGCTTCCATAAATATTGGAATTATAATGATGATGCAACAATAAAAAATGCATTAGATTTAAGAGAAAAATACAATATGCCGATCTGGCTGGGTGAAACAGGAGAAAACTCTAACGTTTGGTTTACAGAATTGATTCAACTTTTAGATAAACACAACATCGGATATGCGTTTTGGCCAATGAAAAAAATCGACAATATTGCAGGAATTACCAACGTAAAAATCACTCCCGAATATCAAAAATTATTGGATTATTGGATGAAAGGAGGAGAAAAACCAACGAAAGAATTCGCAACAAAAACTTTAACAAAAATTGCTGACAATTATAAATTCAGTAATACTGAAATTAAAAATGATGTGATTGATGCGATGTTCAGACAGACAACAGATGAATCTACAAAACCGTTTAAAAATAATCAGGTTCCGGGGAAAATTTTCGCTTCGGATTATGATTTGGGAAGAATGGGCTCGGCCTATTTAGATAAAGATTTCATCAATCTTTGGGTAAGCGATCCTGCTAAAAGATCTGAATGGAATTCCGGAAATCAAATGAGAAATGACGGTGTTGACATCTATAAATGTAACGACAAAATCACCAATCAATATTATGTCGGAAAAACAGAAGCGGGAGAATGGATTCAATATACATTTAATGCAAAAACCGATAAAAGCTATAGTTTTGACATCAGATATTCCAGCAATGATAATGGAAAAGTTAGAATTGAGGATATTTCAGGAAAACAATTGGCAACCTTTTCTTTAAACTCAACAGGTGGAAATGACACATGGAAAACCGTTTCTGCTACAGGAGTTAATCTTAAAAAAGGAGAAAATAAGATCAGAATAATTTTCGAAAATGATGGAGTCAACCTTAATTATTTTGAAGTAAAATAA
- the bla-A gene encoding CGA/CIA family class A beta-lactamase — translation MKKLGLLFLLISVFAFAQNSVLEKKINSIIKDKKATIAVSVLGFEDDFNFNKNGEKKLPMQSVFKFHIAAAVLDLVDKGKLSLDQKILLDKSNLLENTWSPLRDKYKDKNEEVPLSEIIDQTVAMSDNNGCDILLNLIGGTQTVQKFMNSKGVKGFQIKFNEEAMHKDWQAQYENYSTTNSAVQVLKKFYDGKLLSKKSTDYLMKVMLGTKTGLNKMVEQLPENTPVARKTGASGKNKDGLTGAENEIGIVTLPNGKHYVIALFVSNSTETDAINCKIISDISKTVWDHFNK, via the coding sequence ATGAAAAAATTAGGACTATTATTTCTATTGATCTCAGTATTTGCCTTTGCTCAAAACAGCGTTTTAGAAAAGAAGATCAATTCAATTATTAAAGACAAAAAAGCGACAATTGCTGTTTCGGTTTTAGGATTTGAAGATGATTTTAATTTTAATAAAAATGGCGAGAAAAAACTTCCGATGCAAAGTGTTTTCAAATTCCATATTGCGGCAGCTGTTTTAGATCTTGTTGATAAAGGGAAGCTGTCTTTAGATCAGAAAATTTTACTGGATAAATCAAATTTATTAGAAAATACATGGTCACCTCTTCGCGATAAATATAAAGATAAAAATGAGGAAGTTCCTTTAAGTGAAATCATCGATCAAACTGTTGCTATGAGTGATAATAATGGTTGTGATATTCTTTTGAATTTAATTGGAGGTACGCAAACTGTTCAAAAATTCATGAATTCTAAAGGAGTGAAAGGTTTTCAGATAAAATTCAATGAAGAAGCGATGCATAAAGATTGGCAGGCACAGTATGAAAATTACAGTACGACCAATTCTGCGGTTCAGGTTCTTAAAAAATTCTATGACGGAAAACTACTTTCTAAAAAATCTACAGACTATCTGATGAAAGTAATGCTGGGAACAAAAACAGGATTAAACAAAATGGTAGAACAATTACCGGAAAACACTCCTGTAGCCCGAAAAACGGGAGCTTCCGGAAAGAATAAGGACGGACTTACCGGTGCCGAAAACGAAATAGGAATTGTAACTTTACCCAACGGAAAACATTACGTAATTGCCTTATTTGTAAGCAATTCTACGGAAACCGATGCCATAAACTGCAAGATTATTTCTGATATTTCTAAAACTGTTTGGGATCATTTTAATAAGTAA
- a CDS encoding 2-hydroxyacid dehydrogenase: protein MKVFINKRIPEIGIKMLEEAGLEVTLPTHDNLPHEEWLKYCQNADAILNVGHNKFDREFFEQCPNVKAIALYSVGFDHVDIKEATLKNIPIGNTPDVLSRATSDVAFLLMQSVARRASFNFQKVKDGNWGDFDPLHALGQELYGKTLGVFGLGRIGFEMAEKCKKAFNMKIIYHNRHHNEEAENELDATYVSFEELIGQSDVLSIHANFVPDQKDLFNASVFEKMKPDSIFINTARGGFHNQKDLYEALVSKQIWGAGLDVTNPEPIFKDDPILELSSVCVLPHIGSATIEARNGMAKVASENIIAFSKGEKMPNCANPEVYKD, encoded by the coding sequence ATGAAAGTATTCATCAATAAAAGGATTCCTGAAATAGGGATTAAAATGCTGGAAGAAGCAGGATTGGAAGTTACACTCCCAACACACGATAATTTACCTCATGAAGAATGGTTGAAATATTGCCAGAATGCCGATGCAATTTTAAATGTAGGACACAATAAATTTGACAGAGAATTTTTCGAACAATGCCCGAATGTAAAGGCGATTGCTTTGTATTCTGTTGGTTTTGATCATGTTGATATTAAAGAAGCTACTCTCAAAAATATTCCCATCGGAAATACACCGGATGTTTTAAGCAGAGCCACTTCTGACGTTGCGTTTTTGTTAATGCAATCGGTTGCAAGAAGGGCGAGTTTTAATTTCCAAAAAGTAAAAGATGGAAATTGGGGAGATTTTGATCCTCTTCATGCTTTGGGACAGGAATTATACGGAAAAACTTTAGGAGTTTTCGGGTTGGGAAGAATAGGTTTTGAAATGGCTGAAAAGTGTAAAAAAGCCTTTAATATGAAGATTATTTATCACAATCGCCATCACAATGAAGAAGCTGAAAATGAGCTGGATGCAACCTATGTTTCTTTTGAGGAATTAATTGGACAATCTGATGTTTTGAGTATTCACGCTAATTTTGTTCCGGATCAAAAAGATCTTTTCAATGCTTCGGTTTTTGAAAAAATGAAACCTGATTCTATTTTTATTAATACAGCCAGAGGTGGTTTTCACAATCAAAAAGATTTGTATGAAGCATTGGTTTCAAAACAAATTTGGGGAGCCGGTTTAGATGTCACAAATCCAGAACCTATTTTTAAGGATGATCCAATTTTAGAGCTTTCAAGTGTTTGTGTCTTGCCGCACATCGGTTCAGCAACGATTGAAGCAAGAAACGGAATGGCAAAAGTAGCATCAGAAAATATCATCGCTTTTTCTAAAGGTGAGAAAATGCCAAACTGTGCCAATCCTGAAGTTTATAAAGACTAA
- a CDS encoding META domain-containing protein, with protein MKNLFLSICAAAVLASCGTMSSPSASKVGKSQPSLANTKWTLADNVKGKVPTLNIEGEKINGNAGCNNYFGTAKVDIATGSFSAGQVGSTRMACDNMSVEQNFMDMVGKANKYVVSGNTLELYKDNLLLLKFNKAE; from the coding sequence ATGAAAAATCTTTTTTTAAGTATATGTGCAGCAGCGGTTTTGGCATCGTGTGGAACAATGTCTAGTCCATCTGCTTCTAAAGTAGGAAAATCTCAGCCTTCATTGGCAAATACAAAATGGACGTTGGCGGATAATGTAAAAGGAAAAGTTCCGACTTTGAACATTGAAGGTGAAAAGATCAATGGAAATGCAGGATGTAATAATTACTTCGGAACTGCCAAAGTAGATATAGCTACAGGAAGTTTTTCTGCCGGGCAAGTGGGTTCTACAAGAATGGCTTGCGACAATATGAGCGTAGAGCAGAATTTTATGGATATGGTAGGAAAGGCCAATAAATATGTGGTTTCCGGAAATACCTTAGAATTATATAAAGACAATCTTTTATTATTGAAATTCAATAAAGCTGAATAA
- a CDS encoding 3-hydroxybutyryl-CoA dehydrogenase: MKNIVVIGAGTMGNGIAHTFAQSGFKVSLVDVSQDALDRGLKTITTNLNRIIAKGNLTEEQKAETLGNITTFTELKNAATEADLIVEAATENQELKLKIFAQMDELAPANCILATNTSSISITKIAAATKRADKVIGMHFMNPVPIMKLVEIIKGYSTSKETFDIIYDMSKTLGKVPVEVNDYPGFVANRILMPMINESIETLYNGVAGVEEIDTVMKLGMAHPMGPLQLADFIGLDVCLAILNVMYDGFKNPKYAPNPLLVNMVMAGKLGVKSGEGFYDYSESKKAEKVAKMFAK, from the coding sequence ATCAAAAACATCGTAGTTATTGGAGCTGGAACCATGGGAAATGGTATTGCACATACTTTCGCTCAAAGCGGTTTTAAAGTAAGTTTAGTAGACGTATCTCAGGATGCTTTGGACAGAGGTTTAAAAACAATTACAACCAATCTGAACAGAATCATCGCAAAAGGAAACCTTACTGAAGAGCAAAAAGCAGAAACTTTAGGTAACATAACTACTTTCACGGAACTTAAAAATGCTGCAACAGAAGCAGATCTAATTGTAGAGGCAGCTACAGAAAATCAGGAATTAAAGTTAAAAATATTCGCTCAAATGGACGAATTGGCTCCTGCAAACTGTATTCTGGCAACCAATACTTCTTCAATTTCTATCACTAAAATCGCTGCTGCTACAAAAAGAGCCGATAAAGTGATCGGAATGCACTTTATGAATCCTGTTCCAATCATGAAATTGGTTGAAATTATCAAGGGATATTCTACTTCTAAAGAAACTTTTGATATCATTTACGATATGAGCAAAACGTTAGGAAAAGTGCCTGTAGAGGTTAACGATTATCCAGGTTTTGTGGCAAACAGAATTTTGATGCCGATGATCAACGAATCTATCGAGACGCTTTACAACGGTGTTGCAGGTGTTGAGGAGATCGATACGGTAATGAAATTAGGAATGGCTCATCCGATGGGACCTCTTCAATTGGCAGATTTTATCGGTCTTGACGTTTGTTTAGCTATTTTGAATGTAATGTATGACGGTTTCAAAAATCCTAAATACGCTCCAAATCCATTGTTGGTAAATATGGTAATGGCAGGAAAATTAGGCGTAAAATCAGGAGAAGGTTTCTACGACTATTCTGAAAGCAAAAAAGCAGAAAAAGTGGCAAAAATGTTTGCAAAATAA
- a CDS encoding Gfo/Idh/MocA family protein: MLKAGLVGAGHLGKIHLRLLNQSDKYEFVGFHDKDVENGKKLEAELGYKYFENFDDLLDQIEMLDIVTPTIYHYDYALKAINKGLHFFIEKPVTHTLEQAEEILQKCRENGIKAQVGHVERYNPAFIGAKDYIQNPMFIEIHRLAEFNPRGTDVSVVLDLMIHDLDILLSVVKSKVKNIHASGVCVVSKTPDISNARIEFENGCVANLTTSRISMKAMRKSRFFQKDAYISIDFLEKKAEVIRMKDAPENPTPFDMIIENADGEKNQILFEYPNIQPNNAILDELNSFADAIIEGKNVEVSLEDGTEALKVALEIMKLIS; encoded by the coding sequence ATGTTAAAAGCAGGTTTGGTAGGTGCCGGACATTTAGGAAAGATACATTTAAGACTTCTTAATCAATCAGATAAGTATGAATTTGTAGGTTTCCATGATAAAGATGTAGAAAACGGAAAAAAATTAGAAGCCGAATTAGGTTATAAATATTTTGAAAACTTTGATGATCTTTTGGATCAGATTGAAATGTTGGATATTGTAACGCCAACAATTTATCATTACGATTATGCTTTAAAAGCGATTAATAAAGGACTTCATTTTTTCATCGAAAAACCCGTAACTCACACGCTTGAACAGGCAGAAGAGATTCTTCAAAAATGTCGTGAAAATGGTATAAAAGCTCAGGTTGGTCATGTTGAAAGATATAATCCTGCTTTTATCGGAGCAAAAGATTACATTCAAAACCCAATGTTTATTGAAATTCACCGACTGGCGGAATTTAACCCTCGCGGAACCGATGTTTCTGTGGTTTTAGACTTAATGATTCACGATCTTGATATTTTATTAAGTGTTGTAAAATCTAAAGTTAAAAATATTCATGCAAGCGGAGTTTGTGTAGTAAGCAAAACTCCGGATATTTCTAACGCAAGAATTGAGTTTGAAAACGGATGCGTTGCCAATCTTACGACTTCCAGAATTTCAATGAAAGCAATGAGAAAAAGCCGATTCTTCCAGAAAGACGCTTATATTTCCATTGATTTCTTAGAGAAGAAAGCGGAAGTTATCCGTATGAAAGATGCTCCTGAAAACCCTACTCCATTTGATATGATTATTGAAAATGCTGATGGGGAAAAGAATCAGATTTTATTTGAATATCCAAACATTCAACCTAATAATGCAATTTTGGATGAATTAAATTCTTTCGCAGATGCCATTATAGAAGGTAAAAATGTAGAAGTTTCGTTGGAAGATGGAACTGAAGCTTTAAAAGTCGCTTTGGAGATTATGAAATTGATTTCTTAA
- the pheT gene encoding phenylalanine--tRNA ligase subunit beta: protein MKISNNWLKDYIKTELKPERIGEFLTDIGLEVEGIDKFESIKGSLEGIIVGKVLTCEKHPNADKLNKTTVDVGNGKVLNIVCGAPNVAAGQTVPVAVVGTKIYDKEGGFFEIKEAKIRGEVSQGMICAEDELGLSNDHGGIMVLDEEKYEVGKNFADYFELTNDEVFEIGLTPNRTDAMSHYGVARDLFAFLSTNKQKSEFEKVSSESLNNEGSHSFTLEVEDAELCPRYIGAVIEDVNVAESPAWLKNRLKAIGLSPINNIVDITNYILHGFGQPLHAFDADKIADKKVKVGTVKEGTKFTTLDGVERTLNGSEIIIKDGKDNPMCIAGVFGGANSGVSNETKTIFLESAYFNPVAVRKGAKFHGLNTDASFRFERGVDPNITRTAITHAIKMIQELAGGKLTGDLLEEYPKKIEDNYVIIRFSKIEQILGTKIHREKVKEILKALEIQVLNEIQNGFEISVPAYRADVTREIDVIEEILRIYGYNKIEAPQKISFTPVKLSAKDQDELENNWARTLQGLGFNEVMNNSLTSVKDETDAVRLLNPLSNDLAFMRKSLLEGLLENAIYNINRKNQDIKFFEFGKIYHKKDKYEERKQMAILISGRNVAENWLQPKSATDFYNLKAYVKVLLERLAIDYKEVALSDDRFSDALAYEVDGKVLVRIGKVAPQMLKDFDIEQECFYAEIELEFAQELRSTNELKFKDIPKFNKIRRDLALLIDKNITYQELFETAKKNKSPFIKNINLFDVYEGKNLPEGKKSYAMSFELLNEEKTLEEKEISHVMDSLIKSFQKEFNAELRS, encoded by the coding sequence ATGAAGATATCAAATAACTGGCTGAAAGATTATATAAAAACGGAATTAAAACCTGAAAGAATTGGTGAATTCCTTACTGATATCGGTCTTGAGGTTGAAGGGATAGATAAATTTGAAAGTATCAAAGGAAGCTTGGAAGGGATCATCGTGGGTAAAGTTTTAACTTGCGAGAAACACCCTAATGCAGACAAATTGAATAAAACAACAGTAGACGTAGGAAACGGAAAGGTGTTGAACATCGTTTGCGGAGCTCCGAATGTTGCAGCTGGACAAACTGTTCCTGTTGCTGTTGTCGGAACCAAAATCTATGATAAAGAAGGTGGATTTTTTGAGATCAAGGAAGCGAAAATCAGAGGAGAGGTTTCTCAGGGAATGATTTGTGCTGAGGACGAATTAGGTCTTAGCAACGACCACGGAGGAATCATGGTTTTGGATGAAGAAAAATATGAAGTAGGAAAGAATTTTGCTGATTATTTTGAATTGACAAATGACGAAGTTTTCGAAATCGGATTAACGCCAAACAGAACCGATGCAATGTCTCATTACGGAGTTGCAAGAGATCTATTTGCTTTTCTTTCAACAAATAAGCAGAAGTCAGAATTTGAAAAAGTAAGTTCTGAATCATTAAATAATGAAGGTTCTCACAGCTTTACGTTAGAAGTTGAGGACGCAGAATTATGTCCAAGATATATCGGAGCAGTGATCGAAGATGTAAACGTTGCAGAATCTCCGGCTTGGCTGAAAAACAGATTAAAAGCAATCGGATTAAGTCCGATCAACAATATTGTAGACATTACGAATTATATTCTTCACGGTTTTGGACAACCGCTTCACGCTTTTGATGCAGATAAAATTGCAGATAAAAAAGTGAAAGTTGGAACCGTAAAAGAAGGAACAAAATTCACGACTTTAGATGGTGTTGAAAGAACTTTAAATGGTTCTGAAATCATCATCAAAGACGGAAAAGATAACCCGATGTGTATTGCCGGAGTTTTTGGTGGTGCTAATTCAGGTGTTTCTAACGAGACGAAGACCATTTTCCTGGAAAGTGCTTATTTCAATCCGGTAGCGGTGAGAAAAGGTGCAAAATTCCACGGTTTGAATACGGATGCATCTTTCAGATTTGAAAGAGGAGTAGATCCTAATATCACAAGAACTGCCATTACTCACGCAATCAAAATGATTCAGGAGTTAGCTGGCGGAAAATTGACAGGAGATTTGTTGGAAGAATATCCAAAGAAAATCGAAGACAATTATGTGATCATCAGATTCTCAAAAATCGAACAAATTTTAGGGACAAAAATTCACAGAGAAAAGGTAAAAGAAATTTTAAAAGCTCTTGAAATTCAGGTTTTAAATGAAATTCAAAACGGTTTTGAAATCTCAGTTCCTGCTTACAGAGCTGATGTAACAAGAGAAATCGATGTTATTGAAGAGATTTTAAGAATCTATGGATATAACAAGATCGAGGCTCCACAAAAGATTTCTTTCACACCTGTGAAGCTAAGTGCAAAAGATCAAGATGAATTGGAAAACAATTGGGCAAGAACTTTACAAGGTCTTGGTTTCAATGAAGTTATGAACAATTCATTAACTTCGGTAAAAGATGAAACTGATGCTGTAAGGCTTTTAAATCCATTAAGTAATGATTTAGCGTTCATGAGAAAGTCTTTATTGGAAGGGCTTCTTGAAAATGCTATTTACAATATCAACAGAAAAAATCAGGATATCAAATTCTTTGAATTCGGAAAAATTTATCACAAAAAAGATAAATATGAAGAAAGAAAGCAAATGGCAATTTTGATTTCAGGAAGAAATGTTGCTGAAAACTGGTTACAGCCAAAATCTGCGACAGATTTCTATAACTTAAAAGCTTACGTAAAAGTTTTATTAGAAAGATTAGCAATTGATTATAAGGAAGTTGCTTTATCTGACGATAGGTTCTCTGATGCTTTAGCGTATGAAGTTGATGGAAAAGTTTTAGTAAGAATCGGAAAAGTTGCTCCTCAGATGTTGAAAGATTTCGATATCGAGCAGGAGTGTTTCTACGCTGAAATTGAGTTGGAATTTGCTCAGGAATTGCGTTCTACAAACGAATTGAAATTCAAAGATATTCCAAAATTCAACAAAATCAGAAGAGATTTAGCTTTATTGATTGATAAGAATATCACGTATCAGGAATTGTTTGAGACGGCTAAGAAGAATAAATCTCCATTCATTAAAAACATCAATTTATTCGATGTATATGAAGGGAAAAACCTTCCGGAAGGTAAGAAATCTTATGCAATGAGCTTTGAGTTATTGAACGAAGAGAAAACATTGGAAGAAAAAGAAATTTCTCACGTAATGGATTCTCTAATCAAATCTTTCCAAAAAGAATTTAATGCAGAATTGAGATCATAA